The following DNA comes from Tunturibacter psychrotolerans.
CATCCTACATCCTGGCAAAAAGAAGAAGATGGATGAGGACCTCTCTACGACGCGCAAGCCGACGGCCGCGCAAAACGCACTTATTGACAAGTCGATCGCCCGAGAAAAGGTGATCGTCAAGACCGTCAAGGAGCGGGCTCCTCTCGTCGAGACCTACATCCAGACCATGAAGCCTGATCCTCTACTGGGCCAGGTTCCCGAATCTGACGAGCACTTCCTCAGCCGCGTCGATTTCAAGAGCGTCATCGGCGATAACTCTTACGCGGTAAACAAAGAGACATCAAAGGGCACCAGCAGCGACGGCAAGCTTGGATTCTTCAAGCACTCTGTCTCCTTCGTCGGTGGTCTCGGCAACAGTCTGCATCTGAACTTCCATGAGTCTGGCTTCGTGCAGATGCTCCTGATGGACTCCAACAGCTTCGATCGTCAGCACTACACCTTTGGATACGTACGCAACGACTTCCTCGGCAATACCCCAACGGCTGTCTTTGACGTAACGCCGATTGAAGGGAAGAAGGCCTACGGTCGCTTCTTTGGTCGAATCTGGATCGAAACACGGAGCGGGAACGTGGTTCGCTTCAATGGCGACTTCGCTGGTACCCAGGAAGACCAGAAGGAGTTCTATCACTTCGACAGCTGGCGCACCAATGTTCAACCCGATCTCTGGCTCCCGACCTCTTTTTATGTTGAAGAGAGCGATCCAAAGAGCGTCTCCCGCACCCTCAAATTCAAAGCCATTAACCACATCTGGGGCTACGTACTGAAGGTCCCTCCACCGGAGAGCGAAAACACCTCGATGGATGTCGTCGGCGCAACCGACGTCAGCAACGACGCACAGGATGTCAGCCCTCTTGGAGCCCAGCGTGCTTGGGTCCAGCAGGCAGAAGACAACATCGTGGAGCGTCTCTTCCAGGCAGGCTTGCTTGATGCACCGAGTGAATTCGATAAGACTCTTGAAGCGCTCGCTGGCAACATTCTCGCTTACAACAACATCACGCTCTCAAGACCGATCCGCTGCCGTACTCTGCTGACCGAACCGCTGGAGTCTCTCGCCATCGGCAACACCATCGTTATCTCGAAGAGCCTGCTTGATACCACCGGCGTTGTAACCCAGGACGGCGCGCAGCAGATGGGCAACCTCAATGCGATCCTGGCCTTCCAGATTGCCCACATCATCCTTGCTCACCGTCTCGACACCAAATACGCTTTCAACGATCGTCTGCTCTTCCCTTCAACGACGGTCTTCAACCGCATTCCCATGCACCACACAGACGCAGATAATACAGCAGCAGCGAAGAAAGCCATGGAGTTACTAAACGCGAAGGAGTTGGAAGGTGGCCAGCAGTATTTTAGTCTCTACCTCCAACAGCTGCAGCAGCGAGTCAAGAGTCTCAAGGCTCTTAACGAACCCATGATCGGCGATGGTTTGATCAAGAGCGATACTGATCCGACCTTCTGGATGCAGGCCATCACCACAAAGGGCCCCAAGCTGGATATGAAGGACCTGAAGCAGCAAGCGGCTATGCCGTTGGCCAGCTTCCTGCGCTTCGATCCATGGACCGACCAGGTATTCGTCCTACACTCGGCATTTGAGCCTCTCCTCACCGCAGCCGACAAGATGCCATTCGAGGTCGAACCGGTCTACCTGAAACTGAGCTACTACAAGGCGCCCGCAGAACCTGTTGCTGCTCCGACAGGCACACCGGCGAATGCTGCGCCAGCCGACAACACAGCAGCACCAGCCGCCGCTGCACCGGCTGCCACTCCCCCACCAACGAACGCACAACAAAACTAAACCTGAGAGCGTGGATGGACTCTGGTCATTGGGACCGTCCGCGCTCTAATTGTCTCGGGTCATCTCACTCGCCACAATGCACGCATCAAACCTTGTTTGATAAGGAGGCACACTGTTGAAGCGGCATTTTCTCATCGGCTGTTTTGCCTGCGTCCTCAGTCTGACTCTCTGGTCACACGGTCAAGCCGTTCCTACCGCCTCTCGTGAGGGCTCGGCGCAGATTGGCGTCGGAGCAACCTTCATCAGTCCCGACTATACTCAGAAGTACATAAAGGGTATTTCCGTCTACGGCAACTACGATATCGGTCAACACCTGGGAGTCGAAGGCGACATTCACATTTCCGTCAGCACTCCCGGCACTATCAGCGAAAACTCTTACCTGCTTGGTCCACGGTATAAATGGCATTACAAACGTTTTGAGCCCTACGCCAAGGTGCTGCTGGGCTTCGGTCGCTTCGGCTTCCAATCCGACAGCTCTGTAGCAGCGGCGACCTTCACCTACTTCCAATTTGCGCCCGGTGGCGGTCTGGACATACGCGCAACTCGACACATCAACGTGAGAGCATTCGACGTTGAGTTTCAGAAGTGGCCCGGATTCGATTCTCACGGGCTTTCCCCTATCGCTTACACAATTGGTGTTGCTTATACCCTGCGCTAGTTAGAGAATCTGTTCATGATGAAGACGTTGCTTTACCTTGATGAATCGTCACTGCGCTACCCGGTCTGCGTCAGGGAAAACACAATTCGACAGGAGTTCGCGTGCTGACAAAGGTTGTTATTTTTCTGGGCCTGTTGGGGGCCACATCCATGCTGAGCGCGCAAGCCACTCCCACAGCAACTCGCGCGGGAGCTCTCAAGATCGGTGGCGGCTTTTCCACGGCCGACTCCGACTATGGGAATCGATTCAATGGTGGTGCAGCTTACTTCGACTTCGATTTTCTTCCCCACATTGGCCTGACTGGCGAGTTTCATTTCGTCAAAGACCAAAATGATCTCTACGAGAAAACTTACGAGATTGGCGGCCGCTACTTCCGTGAATATCGCCGGTTCGTTCCTTACGGCAAAGTCCTCTACGGGCGCGGGGTCTTCAACTTTCCTGTCAACCCTGACGGATTTCGAGCGAACCTCGCCTACAATCTCATCGCTGCCGGCGTAGGCACAGACTACAAACTGAAGCCCTACCTCTATCTCCGAGCGGATTGGGAGTACCAGCAATGGTTCGACTTCGCAGGCTCCAGTCTTACCCCTAACATCATTACGGTAGGTGCGGCGTATCACTTCCGGTAGACCCTCTTACCCAGACTGTCGTAGTCCAAACAGAAA
Coding sequences within:
- a CDS encoding outer membrane beta-barrel protein, with translation MLTKVVIFLGLLGATSMLSAQATPTATRAGALKIGGGFSTADSDYGNRFNGGAAYFDFDFLPHIGLTGEFHFVKDQNDLYEKTYEIGGRYFREYRRFVPYGKVLYGRGVFNFPVNPDGFRANLAYNLIAAGVGTDYKLKPYLYLRADWEYQQWFDFAGSSLTPNIITVGAAYHFR
- a CDS encoding outer membrane beta-barrel protein, giving the protein MKRHFLIGCFACVLSLTLWSHGQAVPTASREGSAQIGVGATFISPDYTQKYIKGISVYGNYDIGQHLGVEGDIHISVSTPGTISENSYLLGPRYKWHYKRFEPYAKVLLGFGRFGFQSDSSVAAATFTYFQFAPGGGLDIRATRHINVRAFDVEFQKWPGFDSHGLSPIAYTIGVAYTLR